In one window of Thunnus thynnus chromosome 23, fThuThy2.1, whole genome shotgun sequence DNA:
- the LOC137175816 gene encoding uncharacterized protein isoform X2 yields MRNENVYTRLSEKLASLGYNKAPKKCREKIKKLKQEYKRIMSANHRSRSNSIRTSVWFAIMDDVLSSQAAAAAGAACSPTTEPSLPTLSHSSLDVNTEDETQWLPDEVQVLMTLWAQANIQKQLLTPATNKKVFTYLSNELTLVGFNKTADQCRLKVDSLKQEYKKIKEAEPYKDVKSDWFAILDGFLSPDGEASTEMDSFAVLTQFKSPEDVYIDNTLRAVWTSDEVKILLTRWAEENVQEQLRSTQRNERVFAQLSSELATQGFDKTTSQCKSKIRLLKKKYKIAKEQKDSKKQKSRWFVIMDKVLGGHKPDPETKQAAEDTDSGVAPLQTSQRDISEAADDLGGRLSLSSLCLLVPTLRLMCAFAWQVVQCCNVAHYGKVEELVRMMTELAPELLTPREKVQVLLRLRARRVLELCCSESTANLMNIKPHMEVIQNLKIGSNCGQEELEELENSKTNFVEVVHSLLEDPEERTVFFKEVFPIHYGQQYEATLHSLVWKFISRLDHLLPVPDIKQTAEWLSTDPSVMEECGQLVLEPDQLKALLHVHHQQSGNTNKCGSDTQNMFLPRLSVSHKANPKQLFQEQISSNSSECMRSGSQQEIFAGDEDEGPFYCSEEEEPIEENSTDHKPAVEDCGNGSEDLKLKDEQSDDLTTVNCCESHSCTPLRLQTCSLCPYSDREMSGLLQHIRKVHMIQEPHQPRSKDPRIDSVPQQVNREKCTPEMKSTTNTCDFCGKVFKDLSTRNSHRKTHTLPFHCDICEKKYSSKWSLNVHRLTHTGETPYLCSHCGRGFRSSYSLGMHVRIHTGDRRYKCHICGKTSIQHLARHMRMHKGEKNYLCTECGKAFLSSGELRLHMRFHTGERPYTCKHCGRGFIAKCLLTVHMRQHTGESPYRCSLCPKSFHTLRAQKRHVKIHSNKKSFQCLKCGKIFRQEDTFKMHVQTHK; encoded by the exons TTCGCTTGGATACAACAAAGCGCCAAAGAAATGCAGGGAGAAAATCAAAAAACTGAAGCAGGAGTATAAGAGGATCATGAGCGCTAATCACAGGAGTCGAAGCAACAGCATCCGTACAAGTGTGTGGTTTGCCATCATGGATGATGTGCTCAGTTCCcaggctgctgcagcagcaggagcagcatgTTCACCAACAACAGAGCCCTCACTGCCCACTCTGTCGCACTCCAGCTTGGATGTGAACACTGAGG ATGAAACCCAGTGGTTGCCTGATGAAGTCCAAGTGCTGATGACTCTCTGGGCACAAGCAAACATTCAGAAACAGCTTCTCACCccagcaacaaacaaaaaagtcttCACTTACCTCAGCAATGAGCTCACTTTGGTGGGTTTTAACAAGACAGCAGATCAGTGCAGGCTTAAAGTGGATAGCCTCAAACAGGagtacaaaaaaatcaaagaagcGGAACCATACAAGGATGttaaaagcgactggtttgctATTTTGGATGGTTTCCTTAGCCCTGATGGAGAGGCATCTACAGAGATGGATTCATTTGCAGTGCTGACACAATTTAAATCTCCAGAAGATGTGTATATAGATA ATACATTGCGGGCTGTTTGGACATCAGATGAAGTCAAAATACTGCTCACCCGATGGGCAGAGGAGAATGTCCAGGAGCAGCTTCGATCGACTCAAAGAAACGAGAGAGTGTTCGCTCAGCTGAGCTCAGAGCTCGCCACTCAGGGTTTCGATAAGACCACCAGCCAATGCAAGTCAAAGATAAGGCTGCTgaagaaaaagtataaaatcgCGAAGGAACAGAAGGACTCTAAGAAGCAAAAAAGCAGATGGTTTGTTATAATGGATAAAGTCCTTGGTGGTCACAAGCCAGATCCTGAGACCAAGCAAGCAGCTGAAGACACTGATTCAGGCGTTGCACCTCTGCAGACATCGCAGCGTGACATCTCTGAAGCAGCGGATGACTTAG GCGGTCGCTTGTCCTTGTCGTCATTGTGTCTCCTGGTTCCAACCTTGCGTCTGATGTGTGCCTTTGCGTGGCAAGTGGTCCAGTGTTGTAATGTGGCACATTATGGAAAGGTGGAGGAGCTGGTCAGAATGATGACTGAGCTGGCTCCAGAGTTGCTGACTCCCAGAGAGAAAGTACAAGTCCTGCTCAGGCTAAGGGCAAGG cgtGTGCTGGAGCTGTGTTGCAGTGAGAGCACAGCTAACCTGATGAATATCAAGCCCCACATGGAGGTCATTCAAAACCTCAAAATAGGCTCCAACTGTGGTCAGGAG GAATTGGAGGAGTTGGAAAATTCAAAGACAAACTTTGTGGAGGTTGTTCATTCCTTGCTCGAGGACCCAGAGGAGAGAACTGTGTTTTTCAAG GAGGTCTTCCCCATCCACTACGGCCAACAATATGAAGCCACATTGCATTCATTAGTGTGGAAATTCATCTCCAGATTGGATCATCTATTGCCTGTACCGGATATTAAACAG ACTGCAGAGTGGCTCAGCACTGACCCGTCTGTCATGGAAGAATGTGGACAACTGGTTTTGGAACCTGATCAGCTGAAGGCCCTGCTGCACGTCCATCATCAACAgtcaggaaacacaaacaaat gCGGCTCTGACACTCAGAATATGTTTTTGCCAAGGCTGTCTGTTTCTCACAAAGCAAACCCAAAGCAACTCTTTCAGGAGCAAATCAGCTCAAACTCAAGTGAATGCATGAGATCTGGCTCGCAACAGGAAATTTTTGCAGGTGACGAAGATGAAGGACCTTTTTATTGtagtgaggaggaggagcccATTGAAGAAAACAGTACTGATCACAAACCAGCTGTGGAGGACTGCGGCAACGGAAGTGAAGACCTGAAGTTGAAAGATGAACAAAGTGATGACCTAACAACTGTAAACTGCTGCG AGTCACACAGTTGTACACCTTTAAGACTGCAGACCTGCTCTTTGTGTCCCTACTCTGACAGAGAGATGTCAGGTCTTCTGCAGCACATCAGAAAGGTGCATATGATCCAGGAACCCCACCAACCTCGCTCTAAAGATCCCAGGATAGACAGCGTCCCTCAACAAGTCAACAGAGAAAAGTGCACTCCAGAGATGAAGAGCACAACAAACACTTGCGACTTTTGCGGGAAAGTCTTTAAAGATCTTTCAACCCGGAACAgccacagaaaaacacacactctgcctttCCACTGTGACATTTGCGAGAAGAAGTACTCCTCCAAGTGGTCCCTGAACGTGCACCGTCTGACTCACACGGGCGAGACGCCATATTTGTGTTCGCACTGTGGCAGGGGATTCAGGTCTTCATACAGCCTTGGGATGCACGTTCGCATTCACACAGGAGACCGGCGctacaaatgtcacatttgcGGGAAGACTTCGATCCAGCACCTGGCGAGACACATGCGGATGCACAAAGGGGAAAAGAACTATCTGTGTACAGAGTGCGGGAAGGCTTTTCTCTCCTCTGGGGAGTTAAGGCTACACATGAGGTTTCACACAGGAGAGCGGCCttacacatgcaaacactgcGGGAGAGGTTTCATTGCAAAGTGCCTGCTAACAGTTCATATGCGCCAACATACAGGAGAGAGTCCTTACAGGTGTTCTTTGTGTCCGAAATCCTTTCACACTTTGAGAGCGCAGAAAAGGCATGTGAAGATACACTCTAACAAAAAGTCTTTCCAGTGTTTGAAGTGCGGTAAAATATTCCGTCAAGAAGACACTTTTAAAATGcatgttcaaacacacaaatga